The following proteins come from a genomic window of Oncorhynchus mykiss isolate Arlee chromosome 19, USDA_OmykA_1.1, whole genome shotgun sequence:
- the LOC118941372 gene encoding extensin-like, with amino-acid sequence MVLPKDGQLKTTLPKDCSQPKTPLPKDPLPKDCSQPKTPYPKTPYPKTALNQRPPYPKTPLPKDPPTQRPPYPKTSLPKDPPYPKPTLPKDHRTQRPPYTKTPLHKDPPTQRTPYPKTTLPKDPPTQRPPYPKTSLPKDHPTQRLPYPKTPPAQSPPYPKTTVPKDPPTQRPPYPKTPLHKDPPTQRPPYPKTTLPKDHPTQK; translated from the coding sequence ATGGTCTTACCCAAAGACGGTCAACTGAAGACCACCCTACCCAAAGACTGCTCTCAACCAAAGACCCCCCTACCCAAAGACCCCCTACCCAAAGACTGCTCTCAACCAAAGACCCCCTACCCAAAGACCCCCTACCCAAAGACTGCTCTCAACCAAAGACCCCCCTACCCAAAGACCCCCTTACCCAAAGACCCCCCTACCCAAAGACCCCCCTACCCAAAGACCAGCCTACCCAAAGACCCCCCCTACCCAAAGCCCACCCTACCCAAAGACCACCGTACCCAAAGACCCCCCTACACAAAGACCCCCCTACACAAAGACCCCCCTACACAAAGAACCCCCTACCCAAAGACCACCCTACCCAAAGACCCCCCTACCCAAAGACCCCCCTACCCAAAGACCAGCCTACCCAAAGACCACCCTACCCAAAGACTACCCTACCCAAAGACCCCCCCTGCCCAAAGCCCACCCTACCCAAAGACCACTGTACCCAAAGACCCCCCTACCCAAAGACCCCCCTACCCAAAGACCCCCCTACACAAAGACCCCCCTACCCAAAGACCCCCCTACCCAAAGACCACCCTACCCAAAGACCACCCTACCCAAAAATGA